Proteins encoded together in one Gemmatimonadota bacterium window:
- a CDS encoding D-2-hydroxyacid dehydrogenase, with protein MVRTLIGSRYSEDVEALLEGAPSEVEVIFLPEGEKQADYLSGVEVLFGRLSESDFDHADALKWVQQPHAGAEGHLYEKFKNSDIVLTNAGGLFGPQIAEHGFALLLALTRQIHTQLAFMKRKHWERVPCLELAGMTMGIIGLGGIGRAIADRAKAFEFRVIAVDPEDMACPDSVDQLEKMDYLPELMSQSNVIMVCCPSTAETHKMLSGEMFDRLMEGSLLVNVSRGKVVDEEAMVAALRSGKLAGIGLDVTYTEPCPEDSPLWTEPNVILTSHSAGSSQHIRRRAMVRFVDNLHRYVKGEALQNVVDKVKGY; from the coding sequence ATGGTTCGCACGTTGATTGGCAGTCGGTATTCAGAGGATGTTGAGGCACTGTTAGAAGGTGCGCCTTCTGAGGTTGAGGTGATTTTTTTGCCGGAGGGGGAAAAGCAGGCTGATTATTTATCGGGCGTGGAAGTGCTTTTTGGCCGGCTTTCGGAATCCGATTTTGATCACGCAGATGCGTTGAAGTGGGTTCAGCAACCCCATGCGGGTGCCGAAGGGCATTTGTATGAAAAATTTAAGAATAGCGATATTGTGTTGACCAATGCGGGGGGATTGTTCGGTCCTCAGATTGCAGAGCATGGGTTTGCACTTTTGCTGGCGTTGACGCGGCAGATTCACACGCAGTTGGCGTTTATGAAGCGCAAGCACTGGGAGCGCGTGCCGTGTTTGGAACTGGCGGGTATGACGATGGGTATTATTGGTTTGGGGGGTATCGGCCGGGCGATTGCAGACCGCGCAAAGGCGTTTGAGTTTCGGGTTATTGCTGTTGATCCTGAGGATATGGCGTGTCCCGATTCTGTGGATCAGTTGGAAAAGATGGATTATTTACCCGAACTTATGTCGCAATCCAATGTGATTATGGTGTGTTGTCCCAGTACGGCTGAAACGCATAAGATGCTATCGGGTGAGATGTTTGATCGGTTGATGGAGGGGAGTTTGCTCGTGAATGTCAGCCGGGGAAAGGTGGTGGATGAGGAGGCTATGGTCGCGGCACTGCGGTCGGGCAAATTGGCGGGTATTGGGCTGGATGTGACTTATACGGAACCATGTCCGGAAGATAGTCCGCTGTGGACCGAACCCAATGTGATTTTGACATCGCATAGCGCGGGGTCTTCGCAACATATTCGGAGGCGCGCTATGGTGCGGTTTGTGGATAATTTGCACAGGTATGTGAAGGGTGAGGCACTGCAGAATGTGGTGGATAAGGTGAAGGGGTATTAG
- a CDS encoding YkgJ family cysteine cluster protein, with translation MRNSLLQIASPILPEETRARLNAVYAQIPAVSCAGCDAPGSCCELTDAEYNDDFATMYPLYAVEYLNIIDYVRSHFDPNKQRELLNTVEERPRRCPFLTPEGGCSIHPARPLTCRTYGILNQVSQVNATAESARDQVPYQWISSFLSTERYTVCPKTKLQETDKVDAHMKAMVSMEYERELIYLSDTLKWLDADRRELFQQITKKSHPTRWTWGGFNALTQKPLKWVKRHFANLWKASFLGE, from the coding sequence GTGCGTAATTCCTTACTACAAATCGCATCGCCAATTTTACCCGAAGAGACCCGCGCGCGCTTAAACGCAGTGTACGCACAGATCCCCGCTGTATCGTGTGCAGGTTGCGATGCACCGGGAAGCTGCTGCGAGCTAACAGATGCCGAATACAATGACGACTTTGCAACCATGTATCCACTCTACGCCGTCGAATACCTCAACATCATAGATTATGTGCGCTCCCACTTTGACCCCAACAAACAGCGTGAACTGCTAAACACAGTCGAAGAACGCCCGCGCCGTTGTCCGTTCTTAACACCCGAAGGCGGCTGCTCAATCCATCCGGCGCGTCCCTTAACCTGTCGCACCTACGGTATTTTGAACCAGGTATCGCAAGTCAACGCCACGGCTGAATCCGCACGCGACCAGGTACCCTATCAATGGATATCATCCTTCTTATCCACAGAGCGATACACCGTATGTCCAAAAACAAAATTACAAGAAACCGACAAAGTCGATGCACACATGAAAGCAATGGTATCCATGGAATACGAGCGCGAATTGATCTATCTATCTGACACACTCAAATGGTTGGATGCAGACCGCCGAGAACTATTCCAGCAAATAACAAAAAAAAGCCACCCCACGCGGTGGACGTGGGGTGGCTTTAACGCCCTCACCCAAAAACCATTAAAGTGGGTAAAACGCCACTTTGCAAATCTCTGGAAAGCCTCTTTTTTGGGAGAATAA
- a CDS encoding ankyrin repeat domain-containing protein: MDTNGTYQVADLCEAASEGDVVRIRQILDVQPDLVNVHMAENNEHLAIHYAVMNQHADAVRVLMEAGADHTSGIYPHRDATDALTMADERGMDDIVQILREEDEKRKLAACKNIAITEENDALFEAIREGRMMETVEILYKNPDLIDACHRNGGSVIHTGASLGNYELVQYLLKRGADITHLTPEGQSPLDGAVHNIRGRNRPLNEGCLICAGILLQAGCEQSLESAVALGDFGFVREYERQHPERFQSNDSERDGLLQIAVQNDNLDMVRMLLDLGLDPDDKYQLHHYETKPYSWGQPLAHAAGHSQYEIAELLLERGADPNASLYGSGNPIAAAYNNRDDKMKGLLFRYGGVLDHITAGLEGETSAAAVALHNDSSLAERLLWAAGCGGDPNIVGMCLRQLEWAPDDGRWFGLLEQPIRLWRTHPHRKFRDFDRTVYPEIFRMILDHGVSPNLVGRFGYRLAHHMAACGVVWGEVIMTEAERVAFATILLDYGADLDVIDELLQSSPLGWAARWGKYDLARLYLERGADPTLAGADWATPLAWAEKKGYGDIADLIRRYL, from the coding sequence ATGGATACAAATGGAACTTATCAAGTCGCCGATTTATGCGAAGCGGCAAGTGAGGGCGATGTCGTCAGGATTCGTCAGATTCTCGATGTGCAACCCGATCTGGTCAATGTGCATATGGCCGAAAACAACGAGCATCTCGCCATTCACTACGCGGTTATGAATCAGCATGCGGATGCGGTGCGCGTTCTTATGGAGGCGGGTGCAGATCACACGTCGGGTATTTATCCCCATCGCGATGCTACGGACGCGCTTACCATGGCGGATGAACGCGGTATGGATGATATTGTTCAGATTTTGCGAGAGGAAGATGAGAAACGCAAACTCGCCGCGTGTAAGAATATCGCGATTACAGAGGAGAATGACGCGCTTTTTGAGGCTATTCGCGAGGGGCGGATGATGGAGACAGTGGAAATTCTCTATAAGAATCCCGATTTGATCGACGCCTGCCATCGCAATGGCGGTAGCGTGATTCACACTGGTGCATCTCTTGGAAATTATGAGCTTGTTCAATATCTGCTCAAGCGCGGTGCGGATATCACGCATCTTACCCCCGAGGGTCAATCGCCCCTGGACGGTGCTGTTCACAATATTCGCGGTCGCAACAGGCCGCTCAACGAGGGGTGTTTGATTTGTGCGGGTATTCTTCTTCAGGCTGGCTGCGAACAATCGCTTGAGTCTGCTGTCGCGCTTGGGGATTTTGGTTTTGTTCGCGAGTATGAGAGACAACATCCCGAACGCTTTCAGTCCAATGATAGCGAGCGAGACGGTCTTTTACAGATCGCTGTGCAAAATGACAATCTCGATATGGTGCGTATGCTGCTGGATCTGGGGCTCGATCCCGATGACAAATACCAACTTCACCACTATGAGACCAAACCCTATTCATGGGGCCAACCGCTGGCTCATGCGGCAGGTCATTCGCAGTATGAGATTGCCGAGCTTCTGCTCGAGCGCGGTGCCGATCCCAATGCGAGTCTTTACGGGAGTGGCAATCCCATAGCGGCTGCGTATAATAATCGCGACGATAAGATGAAGGGTTTGCTGTTTAGATACGGTGGGGTTTTGGATCATATCACTGCTGGGCTTGAAGGCGAGACGTCTGCCGCTGCTGTTGCGCTTCACAATGATTCTTCGCTTGCGGAGAGGCTTTTGTGGGCTGCTGGCTGTGGGGGTGATCCCAATATTGTGGGGATGTGTCTGCGTCAACTCGAATGGGCTCCCGATGACGGTCGCTGGTTTGGTTTGCTCGAGCAACCAATTCGCCTGTGGCGCACGCACCCACATCGCAAGTTCCGAGATTTTGACCGTACGGTCTATCCCGAGATTTTTCGCATGATTCTCGATCACGGCGTCAGTCCCAATCTGGTCGGGCGTTTCGGGTATCGCCTCGCCCATCACATGGCGGCGTGCGGTGTTGTGTGGGGAGAGGTGATTATGACCGAAGCCGAGCGCGTCGCTTTTGCGACAATTCTGCTCGACTATGGTGCAGATCTCGATGTGATTGATGAGCTTTTGCAATCTTCGCCGCTTGGCTGGGCTGCGCGATGGGGCAAATACGATCTCGCGCGTCTCTATCTCGAGCGCGGTGCCGATCCCACACTGGCAGGTGCTGATTGGGCAACACCACTCGCCTGGGCAGAGAAAAAAGGGTATGGGGATATTGCCGATCTCATCAGACGGTATCTTTGA
- a CDS encoding ABC transporter permease encodes MFYNFLTVAIRNAMRHKFYAFISLSSLAIGLTCAVLIMLSIRYEMSYDAFRPHADRVYRIMKRDIDARGQVEWRGALSSEIAVHLRDEYPEVEAVVQFRRITSWFRAEDRLFQQRLCPVDGDVVDFFGLDIIRGDAAALKRRDASIVLTQGVANKLYGHKDPIGRTVEVQRETYQQVFTVVAVMKDRPPNTRLEFDSVTFFGSDNWAIRAAPIYVRLRPNADVEALEHAIAERFPSESQGATYHLQALPRIHLYSRIDLAGFTGDSGMPYRDVRDLYPLSVLGVGILLIACINFMNLATARSAIRAREIGLRKVVGARRQHIMGQFLCESVLFTGVALPVSFGLTVLLLPQFSGLMGQPLVFNIFDHVWWIVCIALITALVSGSYPAFYLSAQQPVDVLKGLRNRFPGDLWLRKGLVVVQFAVSAILIASTLVVYQQMDLVRGKYLGFDRDEIVVVKVFGPDAEQIHLNGQYNAVKQRFLQHPNIIVAGTSLDLPGHSWPSRRFASDIDMPDREVEVRVFRANENFLTCYNIPMLAGRSFSQAYAEQVRENAAAMQVVINETAVKRFGWADPLGHTLMIGERPAQVIGVMGDFHVRSLREPLGPVVLSAAGADLKYLHLKIKPDRIRETMAFVEETWSHFIPTRPFEYFFIDDYIDSKYRREQRQGHIFTRSAIVAIVLACLGLAGLAAFAAEQRAREIGIRKVLGASASHLVVLISRDFARLAVFASVLAGPVGYFLMRDWLQNFAYQIDLAVWPFLLSIVILLVIAVLTAGCLAWKTARTNPVDILRCE; translated from the coding sequence ATGTTCTACAATTTTCTGACAGTTGCGATTCGCAACGCAATGCGTCACAAGTTCTATGCGTTTATCAGTCTGAGCAGTCTGGCCATTGGATTGACGTGTGCTGTGCTCATTATGCTTTCTATTCGCTATGAGATGAGCTACGATGCCTTTCGACCCCATGCCGACCGGGTTTATCGGATTATGAAGAGGGATATAGACGCGCGGGGGCAAGTCGAATGGCGCGGCGCTCTTTCTTCAGAGATTGCCGTGCATTTGCGCGATGAATATCCCGAGGTCGAGGCTGTTGTTCAGTTCCGCCGCATTACGTCCTGGTTTCGCGCGGAGGACCGATTGTTTCAACAGCGCCTGTGTCCGGTTGATGGAGATGTTGTGGATTTCTTTGGTCTGGATATTATTCGAGGGGATGCTGCTGCGCTCAAACGCCGAGATGCGTCCATTGTTTTAACGCAGGGTGTTGCCAATAAGCTCTATGGTCATAAAGATCCTATCGGTCGCACTGTGGAGGTGCAGCGCGAGACCTATCAGCAGGTGTTTACGGTTGTTGCCGTGATGAAAGACCGTCCTCCCAATACGCGGTTGGAGTTTGATAGTGTGACTTTTTTTGGGTCCGATAACTGGGCGATACGCGCTGCGCCGATTTACGTGCGTTTGCGTCCCAATGCAGATGTTGAGGCTCTTGAGCATGCAATTGCTGAGCGCTTTCCTTCGGAGTCTCAGGGTGCGACTTATCATCTCCAGGCTTTGCCGCGCATCCATCTGTATTCCAGGATTGATCTGGCGGGTTTTACAGGTGATTCGGGGATGCCGTATCGGGATGTCCGCGATCTCTATCCCCTATCTGTTCTGGGTGTGGGTATTTTGCTCATTGCCTGTATCAATTTTATGAATCTGGCGACTGCGCGTTCAGCTATTCGCGCACGCGAAATTGGTCTGCGCAAGGTTGTGGGGGCGCGCAGGCAGCATATTATGGGGCAGTTTTTGTGCGAGTCTGTGTTGTTTACCGGGGTTGCTCTACCCGTGTCTTTTGGATTGACGGTGTTGCTTTTGCCCCAATTTTCAGGTCTGATGGGGCAACCGCTTGTTTTCAATATTTTTGATCATGTTTGGTGGATTGTGTGTATTGCGCTGATTACTGCTCTGGTTTCGGGGAGTTATCCCGCTTTTTATCTTTCGGCGCAGCAGCCCGTCGATGTATTGAAGGGGCTGCGCAACAGGTTTCCGGGAGATCTCTGGCTACGGAAAGGTCTCGTGGTGGTGCAATTTGCCGTGTCTGCTATTCTTATTGCATCTACGCTCGTGGTCTATCAGCAAATGGATCTGGTCCGCGGCAAATATTTGGGTTTTGATCGCGATGAGATTGTCGTGGTGAAAGTTTTTGGTCCGGATGCGGAGCAAATTCACTTAAATGGTCAATACAATGCGGTCAAACAGCGTTTTCTTCAGCATCCCAATATTATTGTAGCGGGTACGAGTCTGGATTTGCCCGGACACAGTTGGCCGAGCCGGCGTTTTGCATCGGATATTGACATGCCTGACCGCGAGGTTGAAGTGCGCGTTTTTCGGGCGAATGAGAATTTTCTCACCTGTTATAATATTCCGATGCTTGCGGGTCGAAGTTTTTCGCAGGCTTATGCCGAGCAGGTGAGAGAGAACGCGGCCGCGATGCAGGTGGTGATAAACGAGACTGCTGTGAAGCGGTTCGGTTGGGCAGATCCTTTGGGACATACGCTGATGATTGGGGAGAGACCTGCGCAGGTTATTGGCGTGATGGGAGATTTTCATGTGCGTTCTCTGAGAGAGCCTTTGGGGCCTGTGGTTTTGTCTGCAGCGGGTGCGGATTTGAAGTACTTGCATCTCAAGATTAAACCAGACCGTATTCGGGAGACGATGGCTTTTGTCGAAGAGACCTGGTCGCATTTTATCCCGACGCGGCCTTTTGAATACTTTTTTATTGACGATTATATCGATTCTAAATACCGACGAGAACAACGCCAGGGGCACATTTTTACGCGGTCTGCAATTGTTGCCATTGTGCTGGCCTGTCTGGGGCTGGCGGGGCTGGCGGCTTTTGCCGCTGAACAGCGTGCCCGAGAAATTGGTATTCGCAAGGTGCTGGGTGCTTCGGCATCCCATCTCGTCGTTTTGATTAGCCGGGATTTTGCCAGGCTCGCTGTGTTCGCGAGTGTGCTTGCGGGTCCGGTTGGATATTTTTTGATGCGAGATTGGTTGCAGAATTTTGCCTATCAGATTGATCTCGCGGTTTGGCCGTTTCTTTTGAGTATAGTGATCCTGCTTGTTATAGCTGTTTTGACAGCAGGATGTCTCGCCTGGAAAACAGCGCGTACCAATCCCGTTGATATATTGCGATGTGAATAA
- a CDS encoding aldo/keto reductase — protein MRRTFQFDQNTLPLCRLGLATRGNTHLSPADVYYAVERGVNYLNWCGRPDGLSSAVAGMGAEREEIVLAWQLKSRTVSGAERELEDALKELNTDYIDVVTFYYVESEGEWCEIASRGGAYEAMARAREQGKVRFLGLTSHQRNMAARIATGDLRAPEQVESRPLDMLMLRYNAAHRGAEEDVFPLTDPRNIPVVVYTCLRWGALMKPTPDDPPNFIPPPAREWYRFALAYPSVAIAIAAPNDRAELEHDFSLLDDWRAPAPEENEMLMAHGDRVYQHAGRFP, from the coding sequence ATGCGACGTACTTTTCAATTTGACCAGAATACTCTGCCTCTTTGTCGCCTTGGTCTGGCTACGAGGGGCAATACCCATTTGTCACCTGCCGATGTGTATTATGCGGTTGAGCGCGGTGTCAATTATCTCAACTGGTGCGGTCGTCCCGATGGTTTGAGTAGCGCTGTTGCGGGTATGGGGGCAGAGCGGGAGGAGATTGTACTGGCATGGCAGCTTAAATCCCGTACTGTTTCAGGTGCTGAACGGGAGCTTGAAGATGCGTTGAAAGAGCTGAATACCGATTATATAGATGTTGTGACTTTTTACTATGTGGAGAGCGAGGGCGAATGGTGCGAGATCGCGTCCAGAGGCGGTGCTTATGAAGCTATGGCTCGCGCCCGCGAGCAGGGCAAGGTGCGATTTCTGGGTCTTACCAGCCACCAGCGCAATATGGCGGCGCGCATTGCTACGGGTGATCTCCGCGCGCCTGAACAGGTAGAATCTCGTCCTCTGGATATGCTTATGCTCCGGTACAATGCCGCCCACCGGGGGGCAGAGGAGGATGTGTTCCCTTTGACCGATCCGCGCAATATTCCGGTGGTTGTTTATACCTGTCTGCGCTGGGGCGCTTTGATGAAGCCCACCCCGGATGATCCTCCCAATTTTATACCGCCGCCCGCAAGAGAGTGGTACCGCTTTGCACTGGCCTATCCCTCTGTTGCCATTGCGATTGCAGCGCCCAACGATCGGGCGGAGCTTGAGCACGATTTTTCACTGTTGGATGATTGGCGGGCACCTGCGCCAGAAGAGAATGAGATGCTTATGGCACACGGAGACCGCGTCTATCAACACGCTGGTCGCTTTCCCTGA